One window from the genome of Anticarsia gemmatalis isolate Benzon Research Colony breed Stoneville strain chromosome 8, ilAntGemm2 primary, whole genome shotgun sequence encodes:
- the LOC142975030 gene encoding uncharacterized protein LOC142975030, whose translation MENSSNMLVLVVMMALVCHTYGAPMRRARASRAAALPTEEPTTVRENKLQDEFKEATTTSEAPITSRRNKALNLFGFYPSFLSSGVDYAEDDDDDINFTVNDENFEEEDLSRTIPTRRRQQNKKKNGNGDAYQNDNINSLQYENSPIFYIRLPPTPYMFVPGLGYVSQPPTLGPPMAPMMPGVPPQVADPFINLPIDFVSNGKPTGVYQWSGAPAYPQVPQMPQVDPFGYGGQPMMPPSRPSYNVPTYSKPKPKPAPSNSKITNLKGQYVFNGKPGDSVYVLRDTYNSIYSDALQNFYP comes from the coding sequence ATGGAGAACTCAAGCAATATGCTGGTGCTGGTAGTAATGATGGCGCTAGTGTGCCACACCTACGGCGCTCCAATGAGGAGAGCGCGAGCTTCGCGAGCTGCTGCACTCCCGACGGAGGAACCAACCACAGTTCGGGAAAACAAATTACAAGACGAATTTAAGGAGGCTACTACCACATCAGAAGCACCGATCACGAGCAGAAGGAACAAGGCCCTTAATCTATTTGGGTTTTACCCTTCATTCTTATCATCCGGTGTAGACTATGCTGAGGACGACGATGACGACATCAATTTCACAGTCAACGATGAGAATTTCGAGGAAGAAGATCTCTCAAGAACGATTCCTACCAGACGCCGGCAGCAGAACAAGAAGAAAAACGGCAATGGCGATGCTTACCAAAATGATAACATAAATTCTCTGCAGTACGAAAACTCTCCCATCTTCTACATTAGATTACCTCCTACACCATACATGTTCGTTCCTGGTTTGGGCTACGTCTCTCAACCACCTACCCTCGGCCCTCCGATGGCACCAATGATGCCAGGTGTACCACCACAAGTAGCGGACCCGTTCATCAATCTGCCAATTGATTTTGTATCTAATGGAAAGCCGACAGGAGTATACCAATGGAGCGGTGCACCAGCTTACCCTCAGGTTCCGCAAATGCCTCAGGTTGATCCATTTGGATACGGAGGCCAGCCAATGATGCCACCATCACGCCCCTCATACAATGTCCCCACATACTCAAAACCGAAACCAAAACCTGCACCATCTAATTCGAAAATTACAAATCTCAAAGGTCAATACGTTTTCAATGGCAAGCCAGGGGACAGCGTGTATGTGTTGAGAGATACCTACAACTCCATATACTCTGATGCTCTTCAAAACTTCTACCCTTAA